The nucleotide sequence GGGTGGCAACGACGCGGCAGTTTTCATCCCCTGACGGCCTGACGCCGGTCTCGGCCGGTTGCGTCGGTAGCTTCACCCCATGGGAATTCGCCTCGCAATGCTCGCCCTTGCCGCAGCGCTGATCCTCTCTGGCTGCGGTGGATCCGACTCAAGCACGGACCAGTCGAACGACAAGACGGCCGAGATCATTAACGCGCGGAAGTACAAGAAGCGGCTGGAGCGTGAGCAGGCTGCCCGCGAGCGAAAACAGGCCAGGCTCAAGGCGAAGGCCGCGGCCAAGGCCAACGCGGCTTTGGCGGGAGTCGGCAGCTCTGGCATTGACTCGATGCTCGCCGGCCTGCCGGGCCAGGGCGGACTTGTGATCGGGGCCCCCGGCGGTGATGGCCCCCGGCTCGGCAGCGGCAGCTACCTCAGTTCGATCTCTGCCTGGTCGACGATCAAGGTGCCGATCTCGGAACGGATCCTCGCCGACGCCGGTGGACCGAACGGCATCTCCTCGACCCAGCGGAGCAACATCAACGCGGCGATCACGCTCTCCGACAACGATGCGGCCGCGGCGCTCTTCTCCGACCTCGAAGCCTCCCACGGCGGCCTCGGTGGGGCCTCAACCGCAGTCGACGAGATGCTGCGTCAGGCCGGGGACGATCAGACCGTCGTTTCCACTCAGGGGCGGGATAGCTTCACCAGCTATGGCCAGACCGACTGGTCGTTGGAGGAGCAGAACAAATACATGGCCGCCCTCGCCGGGGGCTGCATCTCCCATAAGGCCTCGCGCAATTACCTCTTTGATGAGATGTCACAGGTCACCTCGGACACCTGGGGCTTCGGCTCAGCCGGCGTACCCGCCAAGTGGAAGGGTGGCTGGGGCCCGGGCACCGACGGCAAATACCTCGTCCGACAGATGGGCACGATGGAGATCGGTGGCGAGGGAGCGGTCGTGACGCTCGCCGCGATCCCCGACGACGGCACCTTCGAGTCGGGCCAGGCCATGGCGACCTCGATCGCTCAGTTCGTTGCCAATGAGTTGGGTGATGCGGTCCCGGCTTCTGTCCCCTGTTGAGTCGTAAGTACGATTAGTTCGCACTCTGTGGTGCTTAAGTAACAAATATTCCACCAAATGTGGTTGTTAAGCTAGGATTCTTCGCGTGAGGACGTCCTGTGGCTAGCGCTAAAACCCGAGAATTGCCCGAAGTGTTTCGCCCGGAGAACCCGAAATGGGCCAGCCGGGCTGCCGCCCGAGGCGAGATTCGGAAAATCGCGAACGCAATTTATACGACCAATCTGGACGATCCGCTCGAACAATTGGTTCGGCGCCGTTGGTTCGACGTTGCTGCCCTCAAGTTTCCCGGTGCCGTGATCGTCGACCGAAGCGCTCACGACGGCCAGCCCGCCGAGGACGGCTCCCTCTTTCTGGATGTGGGGCCCGAGCGTTCCAACCGGGCAACGATCGAATTCCCCGGATTGAGGATCAAGCCACGCGAGGGACCGGGTCGGGTCACCGGAGACACCGAGTTCATCGGGCTCTTCCAGTCTTCTCCTGCCCGGATCGCCCTGGACAACCTGCGGCCATCAAGGGCCCGGTCCGGAGTCGCGAGAACCCTGAGCGAGGCAGAGCTCGAGGACTGGCTGGAGCGAATGGCTCGCATCAAGGGCGAGCAGGCCTTGAATGAGTTGAGGGACAAGGCCCGGGCAATCGCCCCGACGCTCGGCGCCAGCTCTGAATTCAAGAGGCTGGATCTCATAGTCGGCGCTCTGTTGGGAACGCAGGATGCCGAACTCGGGACCTCGGCAGGACGAGCTCGCCAGCGAGGGGCCGGCTACGACCCGAGCCGTCTTGACCTCTTCGAAACCCTCCGCGCCGAGCTTGCTTCCGAGCACTTCGCCGCTCGTCCGGCTCCTTCGGATCCAAAGAGACTTGGCGCCTTCTTCGAGGCTTACTTTTCAAACTGGATCGAAGGCACTGAATTCGAAGTCGATGAGGCGGAGAGCATTGTCTTCGAAGGCAAGGTGCCACCACAAAGACCGGCAGACGCACACGACATCAGGGGCACATTCGATGCCGTGATCTCACCGAGGTTCACCTCCCCCGCGACGAATGCCGACTCTTTCATCGAATACCTATC is from Thermoleophilia bacterium and encodes:
- a CDS encoding Fic family protein, with translation MVRRRWFDVAALKFPGAVIVDRSAHDGQPAEDGSLFLDVGPERSNRATIEFPGLRIKPREGPGRVTGDTEFIGLFQSSPARIALDNLRPSRARSGVARTLSEAELEDWLERMARIKGEQALNELRDKARAIAPTLGASSEFKRLDLIVGALLGTQDAELGTSAGRARQRGAGYDPSRLDLFETLRAELASEHFAARPAPSDPKRLGAFFEAYFSNWIEGTEFEVDEAESIVFEGKVPPQRPADAHDIRGTFDAVISPRFTSPATNADSFIEYLSKAHEQIMGGRPEVGPGVFKDRANRVGSASFVSPELVRGTLVEGFRLLETLPAGMPRAVFSMFLVSEVHPFSDGNGRVARLAMNAELSAQGLCRIMIPPVFRDEYMSGLRALTSNRNPTPIWRTLDRAQRWASILRWEDHDEAMSLLERSNAFVTPEEANSGNVHLVDPSEPSYD